In Fusobacteria bacterium ZRK30, the DNA window ACTCCTTTTATTCAAATATATGATTTAGTAGACAATAAGTTGGAATTAGTTACCAGCGGAGGACCTTTTTCATCTCTAGGAGCAGGAGTTATAATATCTACAGCAGCTTTTATCTTTGTTTCCTTTGGTGGACTTTTGAAGGTTGCTTCTATCTCTGAAGAGGTAAAAAATCCTAAAGTTAATATTCCCAAAGGGATGATCTCCTCAATTACAGTCATAACTGTAGTTTATGCAGCTACATTATTTGTTACAGTAGGGGTATTGCCAGGTGATCAATTAGCCAATTCACTGACTCCTATTGCCGATGCCGCCCGAATATTAGCTGGAAAGCCAGGATATATAGTCCTCACTATAGCATCTCTTTTAGCTTTCATCTCTACAGCAAATGCAGGGATCATGGCAGCGTCTAGATACCCACTGGCACTGAGCCGGGATAAATTATTTCCTTCATTTGTAGGGAGGGTTAATAAAAAATTTAAAACTCCTACAGTGGCTATTATATCAACTGGTATACTCATAGTTGAATCTTTATTATTACCATTAGAAACACTGGCTAAAACAGCATCAGCCGTTATATTAATGACATATATTCTTACTAATTTATCGGTGATTATAATCAGAGAAAGTAATTTATCAAATTACAGGCCTTCCTTTATAACGCCTCTATATCCATGGATTCAGATATTTACCATATTTGTCTTCACATATTTTATATCCCAGCTGGGAGTATCAGCTATAGAGTCTAGTATCGGTCTTATCCTTGTAAGTTTAATTATCTACTTTACCTATGGAAAGAAAAATTCCAGTAAGGAATATGCATTGTTACACCTTTTAATAAGAATTACCGATAACCTTAAACTAGGACATAACTTAGAGAGCGAACTCCGGGATATTATTCATCAGAGAGATGATGTGGAACTTACAGAATTTGACAAGATAGTTATGGAGGCTCCTATTGTAGATCTAAAAAAATTTACTAGTTTAGAAGAATTAATTATGCTGGAAGCTGAAAAATTTTCTACTATCTTAGGGAAAAATCATTTGGAATTAGAAAACCTTTTCTTTGAAAGAGAAAATGAAATAACCACTGCCATATCTGGATTTACAGCTATTCCACACATTGTTATAGAGGATATAGACACATTCCATATGGCTGTATTCAGATGTAGAGATGGAATTAAATTCAGTGAAGAACATCCAGAGATAAAAGCGGTGTTTTTATTTGTCAGCAGTCCTAAATTAAATAAATTACACCTTCAGACTCTGGCATCTATAGCAACATTAATTAAAGATGAGAAATTCCAGGAAAAATGGTTGGAGGCTAAAGACGAGAATTATTTAAGGGATCTAATTTTACTTAGAAAAAGAAAAAAGAAAAAAAGAAAATAAATATTTTTAGAGAAAACGTCACTAATTTTCTGTGATGTTTTTTTTATTTAGAATAACTTTATAACTCTTAGTTTTCCATTAATATATTAGTTTTTTCTTAACAATTAAGTTTGAAATGTTACAAAAATAGAGTATACTTAGATTATTAAAATATATTAATGGGGTGATATTATGGAACTAAAAAAGGAACTTGGATTTATGGATGTGTTTAGCATTTCATCTGGAGCAATGATAAGTTCAGGAATATTTATATTACCTGGAATAGCCTTTAGTAAGGCAGGTCCAATGATGATTTTAGGTTATATTTTAGGCGGATTAATTGTACTTGTAGGCACACTGTCAGTTATTG includes these proteins:
- a CDS encoding amino acid permease, with the protein product MELKKELGYMDVFSISSGAMISSGIFILPGIAFSKAGPMMIFGYILGGLIAFTGILSIIELTTAMPKAGGDYFFIVRTLGPLIGTISGVLSWFAICLKTAFAIFGIAGVIGGVIYGSNLDHQTLVFISAIVTSIFLFLNIIGVEIASTFEVILVAGLLLLMGLFIAVGMFNINIDFFTPFIQIYDLVDNKLELVTSGGPFSSLGAGVIISTAAFIFVSFGGLLKVASISEEVKNPKVNIPKGMISSITVITVVYAATLFVTVGVLPGDQLANSLTPIADAARILAGKPGYIVLTIASLLAFISTANAGIMAASRYPLALSRDKLFPSFVGRVNKKFKTPTVAIISTGILIVESLLLPLETLAKTASAVILMTYILTNLSVIIIRESNLSNYRPSFITPLYPWIQIFTIFVFTYFISQLGVSAIESSIGLILVSLIIYFTYGKKNSSKEYALLHLLIRITDNLKLGHNLESELRDIIHQRDDVELTEFDKIVMEAPIVDLKKFTSLEELIMLEAEKFSTILGKNHLELENLFFERENEITTAISGFTAIPHIVIEDIDTFHMAVFRCRDGIKFSEEHPEIKAVFLFVSSPKLNKLHLQTLASIATLIKDEKFQEKWLEAKDENYLRDLILLRKRKKKKRK